One genomic segment of Catalinimonas alkaloidigena includes these proteins:
- a CDS encoding sulfatase-like hydrolase/transferase, which produces MRSLLFPFFICIISNLFAQNQRPNVILIYTDDQGSIDMNCYGAQDLATPNMDALAKRGVRFTQFYSAAPVCSPSRAGLLTGKVPQKAGLPGNASSREGHAGMPGEQITIAEMLKEAGYTTGHVGKWHLGYTPETMPNGQGFDYSFGHMGGCIDNYSHFFYWNGPNRHDLWQNGEEIFRDGEFFPDLMVEEASQFIEAHQQEPFFLYWAINTPHYPLQGEEKWREHYKDLPSPRREYAAFVSTTDEKVGELVNKVDELGLRENTIIILMSDHGHSVEERTFGGGGNAGPYRGAKFSLFEGGIRVPAIISWPAQLPENEVREQMGVGVDWYPTIAELCGVSLNQTDLDGISIVPVIRSSKAKSPHKTFYWATGREQWAVREGDWKLIGNPYDPTDKAPIPENQKYFLVNLKEDISEMNNLAEQQPEKVKQMKKIHAEWDEKFSRH; this is translated from the coding sequence ATGAGATCACTGCTTTTCCCTTTTTTTATTTGCATTATTTCTAACCTTTTTGCCCAAAATCAACGTCCTAATGTTATTCTAATCTACACCGATGATCAGGGTAGTATAGATATGAATTGCTATGGTGCTCAAGATCTGGCTACCCCAAATATGGATGCCTTAGCCAAAAGGGGTGTGAGGTTTACCCAGTTTTATTCAGCCGCTCCGGTCTGTTCTCCTTCCCGGGCAGGTTTACTGACAGGTAAAGTGCCCCAAAAAGCAGGCTTGCCAGGTAATGCTTCTTCCAGAGAGGGGCATGCTGGTATGCCTGGCGAGCAGATCACGATTGCAGAAATGCTCAAAGAAGCAGGTTACACCACCGGCCATGTAGGCAAATGGCACTTGGGCTATACTCCCGAAACTATGCCCAACGGTCAGGGCTTTGACTACTCCTTTGGCCATATGGGTGGCTGTATTGATAACTATTCTCACTTCTTTTACTGGAATGGCCCAAATCGTCATGATCTCTGGCAGAATGGTGAAGAAATCTTCAGAGATGGAGAATTTTTTCCTGATCTGATGGTGGAGGAAGCCAGCCAGTTTATAGAAGCCCATCAGCAAGAACCCTTCTTTTTGTATTGGGCAATCAATACACCACATTATCCTTTGCAGGGAGAAGAGAAATGGAGGGAGCATTACAAAGATTTACCTTCGCCGCGTAGGGAGTACGCAGCCTTTGTATCTACGACTGACGAAAAGGTTGGTGAGCTAGTCAATAAAGTGGATGAGCTTGGCTTAAGAGAAAATACCATCATCATTCTGATGTCAGACCATGGGCATTCCGTGGAAGAACGTACTTTTGGTGGAGGTGGAAATGCCGGGCCTTATCGTGGAGCCAAGTTTAGCCTATTTGAAGGTGGGATCAGGGTGCCTGCTATCATAAGCTGGCCCGCACAGCTACCTGAAAACGAAGTGCGTGAGCAGATGGGTGTGGGCGTAGACTGGTATCCTACCATTGCTGAGCTTTGTGGTGTTTCCCTCAATCAAACAGATCTGGATGGTATTAGCATAGTCCCTGTCATTCGCTCAAGTAAGGCTAAATCTCCTCATAAGACTTTTTACTGGGCTACAGGCAGAGAGCAGTGGGCAGTTAGAGAAGGGGACTGGAAACTGATTGGTAACCCTTATGATCCTACCGACAAAGCCCCGATACCCGAAAACCAAAAATATTTTCTGGTGAATTTGAAGGAAGACATTTCAGAAATGAATAATCTGGCCGAACAGCAGCCGGAGAAAGTAAAACAGATGAAAAAAATTCATGCTGAATGGGATGAGAAGTTCTCCCGGCACTAG
- a CDS encoding 3-keto-disaccharide hydrolase: protein MQTTQFNDLKRWLPRIASGVFTLVLITQNAFGQAGKIDLNDLSAFEDPGKTWSVVARVSADLEEVNGFEITRGKGVLVNQPTERRHGEDLYTKLEHGDIDLELDYMMATGSNSGIYLQGMYEIQLLDSWGKKYPSSADNGGIYERWDENRPEGEKGYQGFPPRQNVSKAPGLWQHLKISFQAPRFDAQGNKTENARILLVELNGVTIHEDVELQGPTRGAMAQKEVAKGPLRIQGDHGAVAFKNIKYTTYESEYPSLSDLNFSLYEGEFEEKPNFDAVEPTLEGESAALTSNLPFDSDQVLIRYQGNLNADKAGDYTFNLLMSGGMGSLSIGGEEVISEARNNGSATVNLKAGSTPFELTYYKYVSWMDPSLGLTVSGSALRETIISDEDDFQRSNAANPILKEAEVNTTLRSFMRLPDNEIVVHAISVGSPEQIHYTYDLDHGTIVQVWRGRFLDATPMWNSRGNGTSRPLGSVQYLSEPEMTVSTMSSANASWNNDTTQYRPKGYIMDQDNRPTFRYLMNGVMVNDEIRATEGGKGIRRELSIEKPSDNLYVRLAEGNSILAMENGMYAVDDKAYYLKLEGDGNTKPTVREVNGKQQLIMPLRDKLTYSILF, encoded by the coding sequence ATGCAAACAACACAATTTAATGATTTGAAACGATGGCTGCCGCGTATAGCTTCAGGTGTTTTTACCCTTGTATTGATTACGCAGAATGCTTTCGGACAAGCAGGGAAGATTGACCTTAATGATTTATCTGCCTTTGAAGATCCGGGAAAAACCTGGTCAGTAGTAGCGCGTGTCTCAGCGGATCTGGAAGAAGTAAATGGATTTGAGATCACAAGAGGAAAAGGAGTGCTGGTTAACCAGCCTACTGAGCGTAGACATGGTGAAGACCTTTACACAAAACTTGAACACGGAGACATAGACCTTGAGCTGGACTATATGATGGCCACAGGGTCTAATTCGGGCATTTATCTCCAAGGCATGTACGAAATTCAGTTGTTGGATAGCTGGGGTAAAAAATACCCTTCATCCGCTGATAATGGTGGCATCTATGAGCGTTGGGATGAAAACCGGCCCGAAGGAGAAAAAGGCTATCAGGGCTTTCCGCCTCGCCAAAACGTGAGCAAGGCACCTGGCCTGTGGCAACATCTGAAGATCTCGTTCCAGGCTCCCCGTTTTGATGCACAGGGTAATAAAACAGAGAACGCCAGAATCCTTCTGGTGGAACTTAATGGCGTGACCATACATGAAGATGTGGAGTTGCAAGGCCCGACACGTGGTGCAATGGCTCAGAAAGAAGTGGCCAAGGGCCCTTTGCGCATTCAGGGGGATCATGGAGCTGTTGCTTTTAAAAATATCAAGTACACTACTTATGAAAGCGAATATCCTTCCTTATCAGATCTGAACTTTAGTTTATATGAAGGTGAGTTTGAAGAAAAACCCAACTTTGATGCGGTAGAACCAACGCTGGAAGGTGAATCTGCCGCCCTTACTTCCAACCTGCCTTTTGATTCAGACCAGGTGCTGATCCGCTATCAGGGAAATCTTAATGCCGATAAAGCAGGTGACTATACTTTTAACCTGCTGATGTCTGGTGGAATGGGTAGCCTTAGCATTGGTGGAGAGGAAGTAATCAGTGAGGCCAGAAACAATGGTAGCGCTACCGTAAACCTCAAAGCAGGCAGTACTCCATTTGAATTAACCTATTATAAATATGTGAGCTGGATGGACCCTTCCTTGGGATTGACCGTCTCCGGCTCAGCATTACGGGAGACCATCATCAGCGATGAAGATGATTTTCAGCGCAGCAATGCTGCTAACCCTATCCTTAAAGAAGCGGAAGTAAATACTACGCTAAGAAGTTTTATGAGGCTTCCCGATAATGAAATCGTAGTGCATGCTATTTCAGTAGGTAGCCCTGAACAAATCCATTATACCTACGACCTTGATCATGGAACTATCGTGCAGGTTTGGAGAGGAAGGTTTTTAGACGCTACTCCTATGTGGAACAGTCGGGGGAATGGTACCAGCCGTCCATTAGGATCGGTGCAGTACCTGAGCGAACCGGAGATGACTGTATCTACCATGAGCTCTGCCAATGCCAGCTGGAATAATGATACTACCCAGTACCGTCCTAAGGGGTATATTATGGATCAGGACAATCGCCCCACCTTCCGCTATCTGATGAATGGGGTCATGGTTAATGATGAGATCAGGGCAACAGAAGGAGGTAAAGGTATTCGCAGAGAGCTAAGCATAGAAAAGCCTTCAGATAACCTTTATGTACGCTTGGCAGAAGGTAACTCTATCTTAGCTATGGAGAATGGAATGTATGCAGTTGATGATAAGGCATATTACCTGAAGCTGGAAGGTGATGGAAACACAAAACCTACAGTTAGAGAAGTAAATGGTAAGCAGCAACTGATCATGCCCTTGCGTGATAAATTGACGTATTCTATTCTTTTCTAA